Proteins found in one Arachis stenosperma cultivar V10309 chromosome 8, arast.V10309.gnm1.PFL2, whole genome shotgun sequence genomic segment:
- the LOC130946520 gene encoding protein FAR1-RELATED SEQUENCE 5-like, whose translation MQQSVWKVRTIVDEHNHELAPAMFTNLLPSHRKMSEGDKAQVDSFKQFGIPTSKIMAYMAGQSGGYSMLRFTKRNLYNYVHGQRLARISDGDAAAIIGYLEGKANVNMMTSARYTRTPDNRLGSLFWADGEMMADYQLFGDVLAFDSTYRSNKYRKPLVVFSGSNHHKQTSIFGFALLEDEEVRTYRWVLLNLLDVMGHKKPCVVVTDGDKAMRAAIAEVIPTAKHRLCGWHLEKNCVQRVKETKFCKVFQKALYANLDINEFEEYWKTAVESLGLQDNIWVQSTYDSRESWAMAYLRGTFCAGYRTTSRCEGINAFVKGFLRSTDSILELVHSLDRVVKDYRNNEVTAQFYSTYYTPVLTTGLDSIELFALKVYTRAVFREVKKQIKGVATLLFRGRDSISTTCVYKFSKMGKPNRTYKVLYDPNEERIECECSMWNSEGIPCSHIFCAMKYEDLEKIPGGLNLSRWCKDAKECRSKPPESTEGHQGLLFRYGALCGAMSVVAKLGAEDANEFVVARDGISRLAAELQRRAYDKLGGPLGLSSLSGLKDPVVSKTKGALRKGKEMHPTSKGEVLMKRRRCTTCGLPGHTKRACTSQRDHGVAGTDTCAVHSSAECSSAKPSAPYTAGRTQDADKDEGIQSENGDNRQTVPDRAEMTSTRSMHGCSHAYCSPHMGVGGGGSNIFLGGQHIEQFFSSQGYSSHVGGSHAVTARLGAFNPTRPTNEDLFEQWLTQNALGRRVQHETRVNTICLCS comes from the exons ATGCAACAGAGCGTGTGGAAGGTAAGAACCATCGTTGACGAACACAACCACGAGCTTGCCCCAGCGATGTTTACAAATCTCCTTCCTAGTCATCGAAAGATGAGCGAAGGCGACAAGGCACAGGTGGATAGTTTCAAGCAGTTTGGGATCCCAACCTCGAAAATAATGGCTTACATGGCAGGGCAATCTGGTGGGTATAGCATGCTTCGGTTTACAAAACGGAATTTGTACAATTATGTTCACGGACAGCGGCTTGCGCGAATATCGGATGGGGATGCAGCAGCCATTATCGGTTACTTAGAGGGTAAGGCGAATGTGAACATGATGACCTCGGCACGCTACACACGGACCCCGGATAATCGGCTGGGCAGCCTATTTTGGGCTGATGGGGAGATGATGGCAGACTATCAGCTATTCGGTGATGTTTTGGCATTTGATTCTACGTATCGTTCTAACAAGTACAGGAAGCCGTTGGTGGTATTCTCTGGGTCAAATCACCACAAACAAACATCCATTTTTGGGTTCGCGTTGCTTGAAGATGAAGAGGTTCGTACTTACCGGTGGGTGTTATTGAACCTGCTGGACGTGATGGGACATAAGAAGCCTTGTGTAGTAGTCACGGATGGGGACAAGGCGATGCGAGCTGCAATTGCAGAGGTGATCCCGACCGCGAAACATAGGTTGTGCGGTTGGCACCTTGAGAAGAATTGCGTTCAGAGGGTTAAGGAGACAAAATTCTGCAAGGTTTTTCAAAAGGCACTGTATGCCAACTTGGATATCAATGAGTTCGAGGAGTATTGGAAGACGGCGGTTGAGTCGCTTGGCCTACAAGATAACATCTGGGTTCAGAGCACATACGATAGTAGAGAAAGTTGGGCAATGGCCTACCTGAGGGGCACATTCTGTGCGGGATACAGGACAACTTCAAGATGTGAAGGGATCAATGCTTTCGTTAAGGGTTTTCTTAGATCAACTGATAGCATTTTAGAACTTGTACACAGTTTAGATCGAGTTGTGAAAGACTATCGGAATAATGAAGTAACAGCCCAATTCTATTCCACCTATTATACTCCTGTGCTAACGACCGGACTTGATTCAATCGAGCTGTTTGCTTTGAAGGTGTATACACGAGCGGTTTTCAGAGAAGTGAAGAAACAAATAAAGGGTGTGGCGACGCTATTGTTTCGGGGCAGGGACAGCATTAGCACGACGTGTGTGTACAAGTTTTCGAAGATGGGGAAACCTAATAGGACATACAAGGTGTTGTATGATCCGAACGAGGAAAGGATTGAGTGTGAATGTTCAATGTGGAACAGTGAGGGGATTCCCTGTAGTCATATATTCTGTGCGATGAAGTATGAGGACTTGGAAAAAATACCGGGTGGTCTTAATTTGAGCAGATGGTGCAAGGATGCAAAGGAATGTAGATCGAAACCCCCCGAAAGTACAGAGGGCCATCAAGGACTCTTGTTTAGATATGGGGCCCTTTGTGGGGCGATGAGTGTGGTAGCAAAACTCGGGGCAGAAGATGCAAATGAGTTTGTTGTGGCTAGAGACGGGATTTCACGTCTCGCAGCAGAACTGCAACGACGAGCATACGACAAGCTAGGAGGGCCCCTGGGTTTATCGTCGCTATCTGGGCTGAAGGACCCGGTGGTGTCGAAGACTAAGGGTGCTCTGAGGAAGGGGAAGGAGATGCATCCCACCAGCAAGGGTGAGGTGCTGATGAAGCGACGACGTTGCACGACGTGCGGCTTACCTGGTCATACGAAGAGGGCTTGCACGAGCCAGCGGGATCATGGTGTTGCTGGCACTGACACTTGCGCGGTCCACAGTTCCGCGGAGTGTTCGTCAGCGAAACCAAGTGCCCCGTATACAGCTGGGAGGACGCAAGATGCTGACAAGGATGAG GGCATTCAGTCGGAGAACGGCGACAATAGGCAGACTGTTCCAGATCGTGCTGAAATGACCTCAACTCGGTCAATGCATGGGTGTAGTCATGCGTATTGCAGCCCCCACATGGGTGTCGGCGGTGGGGGTTCCAACATCTTTCTCGGTGGGCAACACATCGAACAGTTTTTTTCTTCACAAGGCTACTCCAGTCACGTAGGGGGGTCTCACGCAGTAACAGCCAGGTTAGGTGCGTTTAACCCCACAAGGCCCACCAATGAAGACCTGTTTGAGCAGTGGCTAACCCAG AATGCCTTGGGAAGACGGGTGCAGCATGAGACAAGGGTTAATACCATTTGCCTCTGCTCATGA